The Candidatus Methylomirabilota bacterium genome has a window encoding:
- a CDS encoding haloalkane dehalogenase: MTEVLRTPEERFVDLPGFPYDPVYIEDLKGFEGLRMHYVDEGPQNADDIFLCLHGEPTWSYLYRKMIPIFTAAGHRVVAPDYFGFGRSDKPLDEAVYTFDFHRNALIAFIEYLDLKNITLVCQDWGGILGLTLPMDMTDRFSRLLVMNTTLGTGDVQLSKGFLDWRAWVRKNPDMSAGRLLKLSCSHLSEVECAAYDAPFPDINYKAGVRRFPEMVPDRPDSPGAELSRRAREWLRSKWTGPVFMAVGMKDPVLGPPVMQALRNDILSCPEPYEHSEAGHFVQEWGEEIARKALAAFDR, from the coding sequence ATGACAGAAGTGTTAAGAACTCCGGAAGAACGGTTTGTCGATCTCCCGGGTTTTCCTTACGACCCAGTTTACATTGAAGATTTGAAAGGCTTTGAAGGCTTGCGGATGCACTACGTGGATGAAGGCCCTCAAAATGCTGACGACATTTTTCTGTGCCTACACGGCGAACCAACGTGGAGCTACCTTTACCGGAAGATGATCCCAATTTTCACGGCTGCGGGTCATCGGGTGGTAGCTCCGGATTATTTCGGTTTCGGGCGTTCGGACAAGCCACTGGACGAAGCTGTGTATACTTTTGACTTTCATCGTAACGCGCTAATTGCGTTTATTGAATATTTAGATCTCAAGAACATCACCCTTGTTTGCCAGGACTGGGGCGGAATTCTTGGGCTCACTTTGCCCATGGACATGACAGATAGGTTTTCCCGCCTGCTGGTCATGAACACAACCCTCGGTACCGGAGACGTTCAACTTTCCAAAGGATTTCTCGATTGGCGCGCCTGGGTTAGAAAGAATCCTGATATGTCTGCCGGGAGACTGCTGAAGCTATCATGTTCGCATCTGTCGGAGGTAGAATGCGCTGCTTATGACGCCCCATTCCCCGATATCAACTATAAGGCCGGCGTGCGCCGCTTCCCTGAAATGGTTCCTGATCGGCCGGACTCGCCCGGCGCGGAGTTGTCACGCAGAGCACGCGAGTGGCTGCGCAGTAAATGGACCGGACCGGTATTCATGGCCGTCGGGATGAAAGACCCGGTGCTTGGCCCACCGGTGATGCAGGCACTTCGCAATGACATACTGAGCTGTCCCGAACCATATGAACATTCTGAAGCCGGGCATTTTGTACAGGAATGGGGTGAAGAAATCGCCAGAAAAGCGCTGGCGGCCTTTGACAGATAG